A stretch of the uncultured Bacteroides sp. genome encodes the following:
- a CDS encoding SAM-dependent methyltransferase, translating into MKLTDATTEFIKEHVTDDPSKLAFQAKKYPDVDMPFVITQIVGRRIAMDKIPSWGNTDGLIYPRHLSLEQCSSEATARYKSALIKGNTLVDMTGGMGIDCAFLSANFQRAVYVERQQELCEIASLNFPLLGLEHIDVVNGDGVEYLSQVEKVDWLFLDPARRNEQGGKVVAIADCEPNVAEISELLVSKAGQVLIKLSPMLDLSLALHDLPFAREVYVVSVANECKELLVILRKESVDNKILIHCVNILKNGEIQTYSFDKEQEQQGCEYTQTVGRFLYEPNASILKAGAYKSMANSYKLKKLHSNSHLYTSDQLIADFPGRKFECEAVFSLNKKELKVNLEAIKQANITVRNFPSSVAELRKRLKLSDGGDTYLFATTLMDEQKVLVKCHKS; encoded by the coding sequence ATGAAACTTACCGACGCAACAACTGAATTTATCAAAGAGCATGTAACTGATGATCCTTCAAAGCTTGCTTTTCAGGCAAAAAAATATCCTGATGTAGATATGCCCTTTGTTATTACTCAGATAGTTGGCAGAAGAATAGCGATGGATAAAATTCCTTCTTGGGGAAACACTGATGGATTGATTTACCCAAGGCATCTTTCTTTGGAACAATGTTCTTCGGAAGCTACTGCAAGATATAAATCGGCTCTTATTAAAGGGAATACTTTAGTGGATATGACCGGAGGGATGGGGATTGATTGTGCTTTCCTTTCTGCAAACTTTCAACGGGCAGTTTATGTGGAACGTCAGCAAGAACTGTGTGAAATAGCTTCTCTTAACTTCCCTTTATTGGGTTTGGAGCATATTGATGTGGTGAACGGAGACGGTGTAGAGTATCTTTCTCAGGTGGAAAAGGTAGACTGGCTGTTTCTTGATCCTGCAAGAAGAAATGAACAAGGCGGAAAGGTGGTCGCTATAGCTGATTGCGAGCCAAATGTTGCGGAGATATCTGAATTGCTTGTAAGTAAAGCCGGCCAGGTGTTGATAAAACTTTCTCCTATGTTAGATCTCTCTTTGGCATTACACGATTTGCCTTTTGCCAGAGAAGTGTATGTAGTATCTGTAGCTAATGAATGTAAGGAGCTTCTTGTGATTCTTCGTAAAGAGAGTGTAGATAATAAAATACTGATTCACTGCGTGAATATTCTTAAGAATGGAGAAATTCAGACTTACTCATTCGATAAGGAACAGGAACAGCAGGGTTGTGAATATACACAAACAGTAGGCCGTTTTCTTTATGAACCTAATGCGTCTATTCTCAAGGCTGGAGCTTATAAGAGCATGGCAAACAGTTATAAGTTGAAAAAGCTACATTCAAATAGTCATCTGTATACCTCAGACCAGCTGATTGCAGATTTTCCGGGAAGGAAGTTTGAGTGTGAAGCAGTCTTTAGTCTGAATAAAAAGGAACTTAAAGTGAACTTGGAAGCTATAAAACAAGCAAATATTACTGTCCGTAATTTCCCTTCTTCGGTGGCGGAACTTCGTAAGAGGCTGAAGCTTTCCGATGGGGGTGATACTTATCTTTTTGCAACTACTTTGATGGATGAACAGAAGGTACTTGTAAAATGTCATAAGTCCTAA
- a CDS encoding acyltransferase family protein, producing MMRNNTISICKAIGIILMVIGHAGSPSFVGRFIYAFHMPLFFIASGYFFSTKNLDNKISFIKKRFKGLYIPFVKWSFIFLLLHNLLFKANILNARFGGTTLYSYKIILDKAFHILTTMGSYEPAILGTFWFLRSLFVASIVFCLLFYVIDKLFHLKHINTALIICFMAFATGFVMSYMRINLPYIPQGGIREIYGLFYIGVGFLFRNSRMDGKLKYDNLILISSFIIVCLISYFNPTSLSTNPKLKLYLGTFIPAIVGWIMTYKFSSWFDNVISENIIFVYIKKGLLYLGDNTMPIIVFHFISFKIVSFIKIAYYGYDPLMIACHPVISYHNEVFWIYYSIVGLVIPLLLNYLFLKIKYLRFLSFK from the coding sequence ATGATGAGAAACAATACTATTTCTATTTGTAAGGCTATTGGTATAATTCTAATGGTTATTGGTCATGCTGGTAGTCCTTCTTTTGTTGGCAGGTTTATTTATGCCTTTCATATGCCTTTGTTTTTTATTGCTTCAGGCTATTTCTTCTCAACAAAGAACCTGGACAATAAAATTTCATTTATAAAAAAGAGGTTCAAAGGTTTATATATACCATTCGTTAAATGGAGCTTTATTTTTCTTCTTTTACACAATTTGCTGTTTAAGGCAAACATACTGAACGCTAGGTTTGGAGGTACTACTTTATATAGTTATAAGATTATTTTAGATAAAGCGTTTCATATACTAACTACTATGGGAAGTTATGAGCCTGCTATTTTAGGAACATTCTGGTTTTTACGTTCATTATTTGTTGCTAGTATAGTCTTTTGCTTGTTGTTCTATGTCATAGATAAACTATTTCATCTGAAACATATAAATACAGCTTTAATAATTTGCTTTATGGCATTTGCAACCGGATTTGTAATGTCATATATGAGGATTAATCTGCCATATATACCCCAGGGAGGGATAAGGGAAATCTACGGACTGTTTTATATAGGCGTTGGTTTTCTATTCCGTAATTCCAGAATGGATGGCAAACTGAAATATGATAATCTTATATTGATATCTTCTTTCATTATAGTTTGTCTGATCTCTTATTTTAATCCCACTTCTCTAAGTACAAATCCTAAATTGAAGCTATACCTGGGAACATTTATTCCAGCTATCGTAGGGTGGATTATGACATATAAATTCTCATCCTGGTTTGATAATGTTATTAGTGAGAATATTATTTTTGTATATATAAAAAAAGGTCTTCTGTATTTAGGTGATAACACAATGCCTATTATAGTATTTCATTTTATAAGTTTTAAAATTGTAAGTTTTATAAAGATAGCATATTATGGCTATGATCCTTTAATGATTGCATGTCACCCTGTGATTTCATATCATAATGAAGTGTTTTGGATATATTACTCAATTGTGGGTTTGGTTATACCCTTGTTGCTGAATTATCTTTTTCTCAAAATTAAATATTTACGGTTCTTGTCTTTTAAATAA
- a CDS encoding HAD family hydrolase produces the protein MRKDYQYLLLDLDGTITDPMIGITRSVEYALSYFNIKVNRLEELCPFIGPPLIDSFKEFYNFTDEQAQIALKKYREYFSAKGIFENIVYDGIEEFFQIQISQGRKLMLATSKPEPFAKKILEHFKLDHYFSFVGGATLDGTRSTKADVIRYVLEENHITDLSVTIMIGDRKHDIEGAKNNGIDSIGVLYGYGDKAELGNAGADYIVECINELTWLLS, from the coding sequence ATGAGAAAAGACTACCAATATTTGCTGCTTGATTTAGACGGAACAATAACCGATCCTATGATTGGAATCACCCGTTCCGTGGAATATGCCTTGTCTTACTTTAATATAAAAGTAAACCGTCTGGAAGAACTTTGTCCCTTCATTGGCCCTCCTCTTATTGATTCATTTAAAGAGTTCTATAATTTCACAGATGAACAGGCACAAATCGCTTTGAAGAAATATAGAGAATACTTTTCCGCAAAAGGAATTTTCGAGAATATTGTTTATGATGGCATTGAAGAATTCTTCCAAATTCAAATAAGTCAAGGAAGAAAGCTAATGCTTGCCACCTCAAAGCCTGAACCATTTGCTAAAAAGATCCTTGAGCATTTCAAACTGGATCACTACTTTTCTTTCGTTGGCGGAGCTACTTTAGATGGAACCCGCTCTACCAAGGCGGATGTAATCAGATATGTGCTCGAGGAAAACCATATTACTGATTTATCAGTCACAATAATGATTGGTGATCGCAAGCATGATATAGAAGGAGCTAAGAATAATGGTATAGATTCTATCGGAGTATTATATGGTTATGGCGATAAAGCTGAACTGGGAAATGCTGGTGCTGATTATATTGTTGAATGTATTAATGAACTCACCTGGTTGCTTTCATAA
- a CDS encoding YbbC/YhhH family protein codes for MKYTCAVLLVLATLISCKKNCKEVYQKENSISIAKDWVKVDSAYAEFRSRNIGPSNLVKRDIVPNEETAMKMAEVILFSIYGQKIYSSRPYCIELKNGVWIIEGTLPKDYQGGVPYIEIQKKDGKVLKVIHGK; via the coding sequence ATGAAATACACATGTGCCGTTTTGCTTGTTTTAGCAACATTAATTTCTTGTAAGAAGAACTGCAAGGAAGTTTATCAAAAAGAAAATAGTATATCAATTGCTAAGGATTGGGTAAAAGTTGATTCTGCCTATGCTGAATTTCGATCGAGAAATATTGGACCAAGCAATCTTGTGAAAAGAGATATAGTTCCCAATGAAGAAACTGCAATGAAAATGGCTGAGGTAATATTGTTTTCTATTTATGGGCAGAAGATTTATAGCAGCAGACCATATTGTATAGAGCTAAAGAATGGCGTATGGATTATTGAAGGAACGCTTCCTAAAGATTATCAAGGAGGAGTTCCTTATATAGAAATACAGAAAAAGGATGGGAAGGTACTAAAGGTTATCCATGGTAAATAA
- a CDS encoding glycoside hydrolase family 97 protein, which yields MRKAFLFLFLICSVLMAKAESIKSPNGNLELNFVVKEGIPTYQLTYKNKPVIKESKLGLELKDAPSLLKDFTLTKVGTSTFDETWKPVWGELKTIRNNYNELAVTLTQPSADRYIVIRFRLFNDGLGFRYEFPLQKNFNYFVIKEEKTQFAMAGDHKAFWLPGDYDTQEYSTVISDLSEIRGKMKAATTPNSSQTPFSPTGVQTPLMMKSKDGLYINIHEAALVDYSCMHLNLDDKNMIFESWLTPDAIGDKGYLQTPCQSPWRTIIVSDDARDILASKTILNLNDPCKYADTSWIKPVKYVGVWWEMITGKSTWAYNDLPAVKLGITDYSRTTPNGKHGANTAHVKEYIDFAAKHGFDAVLVEGWNEGWEDWFGKTKDYVFDFVTPYPDFDVQELHRYAASKGVKMMMHHETSASVRNYERHLDKAYQFMVDNGYNAVKSGYVGNIIPRGEYHYGQWMVNHYLYAVTKAAEYKIMVNGHEAVRPTGLCRTYPNLIGNESARGTEYEAFGGNNPDHTTILPFTRLMGGPMDYTPGILDTKISFLSGKHSFVHSTLVRQLALYVTMYSPLQMAADLPESYNKYLDAFQFIKDVAVDWDDSKYLEAEPGDYITVARKAKGTNNWFVGNTSDENGHVSNLSFSFLEPGKKYIATIYSDAADAHYEKNPSAYTIKKVVVTNKSKTTLKAAPGGGYAISIIEAKDAKELKGLKKL from the coding sequence ATGAGAAAAGCATTCTTATTTCTGTTCTTAATCTGCTCGGTTTTGATGGCAAAGGCAGAATCAATAAAGTCTCCAAATGGAAATCTGGAGTTGAACTTTGTTGTTAAAGAAGGGATACCTACTTATCAACTGACTTATAAGAATAAGCCGGTTATTAAAGAAAGTAAATTGGGACTGGAGCTGAAGGATGCGCCTAGTCTTTTGAAAGACTTTACCTTAACAAAAGTGGGAACAAGCACTTTTGATGAAACCTGGAAGCCAGTTTGGGGTGAATTGAAAACCATTCGCAATAACTACAATGAGCTTGCTGTAACATTGACTCAGCCTTCAGCTGATCGTTATATTGTGATCCGTTTCCGCTTGTTTAATGACGGATTGGGATTTCGTTATGAGTTTCCTTTGCAGAAGAATTTCAATTATTTTGTGATTAAAGAAGAGAAGACACAGTTTGCCATGGCAGGAGATCATAAAGCCTTCTGGTTGCCCGGAGATTATGATACGCAGGAATATAGTACAGTGATTTCTGATTTATCTGAAATTCGTGGAAAGATGAAAGCGGCCACTACCCCAAATTCTTCTCAAACTCCATTCTCGCCAACAGGAGTGCAAACGCCGCTGATGATGAAGAGCAAAGACGGACTTTATATCAATATTCACGAAGCTGCTTTGGTAGATTACTCTTGCATGCACCTGAATCTGGATGATAAAAATATGATTTTTGAGTCATGGCTTACCCCCGATGCTATTGGCGACAAAGGATATTTGCAAACTCCTTGTCAGTCGCCATGGCGTACCATCATTGTTAGCGATGATGCACGTGATATATTAGCTTCTAAAACAATCTTGAACCTGAACGATCCTTGCAAGTATGCAGATACTTCATGGATTAAACCGGTTAAGTATGTTGGTGTGTGGTGGGAAATGATTACCGGGAAAAGTACCTGGGCATATAATGATCTGCCTGCTGTGAAACTAGGCATTACAGATTATTCAAGGACAACTCCTAATGGCAAACATGGAGCTAACACTGCACATGTGAAAGAATACATCGATTTTGCCGCAAAGCATGGTTTTGATGCTGTACTGGTAGAAGGATGGAACGAAGGCTGGGAAGACTGGTTTGGAAAGACAAAAGATTATGTTTTTGATTTTGTTACTCCATATCCCGATTTCGATGTGCAGGAATTGCACCGCTATGCTGCCAGCAAAGGAGTAAAGATGATGATGCATCACGAAACTTCTGCTTCGGTTCGTAACTATGAACGTCACCTTGACAAGGCTTATCAGTTTATGGTGGACAATGGTTATAATGCAGTGAAGAGTGGCTATGTAGGCAACATCATCCCTCGCGGAGAATATCATTATGGTCAGTGGATGGTAAACCATTATCTGTATGCTGTAACTAAGGCTGCGGAGTATAAAATTATGGTAAATGGTCATGAAGCTGTTCGTCCAACCGGACTTTGCCGTACATATCCTAATCTTATTGGCAATGAATCAGCCCGCGGAACAGAATACGAAGCTTTTGGAGGGAACAATCCCGATCATACCACAATCCTTCCATTCACCCGTCTGATGGGTGGCCCTATGGATTACACTCCCGGCATTCTGGATACAAAGATAAGCTTCCTTTCAGGCAAGCATTCATTTGTTCACAGTACACTTGTTCGCCAGTTGGCGCTTTATGTAACAATGTATAGTCCACTGCAAATGGCTGCAGATCTTCCTGAAAGTTATAATAAGTATCTGGATGCATTCCAGTTTATTAAAGACGTAGCTGTTGATTGGGATGATAGTAAATATCTGGAAGCAGAACCGGGAGACTATATCACAGTAGCCCGTAAAGCAAAAGGAACAAATAACTGGTTTGTAGGAAATACAAGTGATGAGAATGGACATGTATCCAACTTGTCATTCAGCTTCCTTGAACCGGGTAAAAAGTACATTGCAACAATTTATAGTGATGCAGCCGATGCTCATTACGAAAAGAATCCTTCAGCCTATACCATTAAGAAAGTAGTGGTAACTAATAAATCTAAAACAACACTGAAGGCTGCTCCCGGTGGAGGTTATGCTATTAGCATTATCGAAGCAAAGGATGCAAAAGAGCTGAAAGGCTTGAAGAAGTTATAA
- a CDS encoding TIM-barrel domain-containing protein translates to MMKKYLLVCLLTISSIGFIHAGQPDKLIGKNVSVFYPINYNAAAHKPSFALLKEPIAVGNIPGSWDLRPRFYSKDGKTYATLPVAKGTCLYGTGENAGSLIRNGKNVTLWNTDNYEFRKDDGKRLYQSHPWVLGVNSDGTAFGVIADNTWKQRVDLTDSIRFISDGPAFRVIVIKRNSPQEVIKVLAGLVGKMALPPLWSLGYQQCRFSYVPDTRIKSVADTFRIKKLPCDVIWMDIDYMDHFKVFTFDKEKIPNPKEVNDYLHNKGFKSIWMIDPGVKAEKGYFVYDSGSQGNHWVQSKDGKEFNGNVWPGKCAFPDFTRPETRAWWGDLYKDYMAKGVDGVWNDMNEPSVFDGPDGTMPEDNHHRGGGELAADSHLRYHNVYGTLMIRASREGILKTNPDKRPFILSRSGYLGSHRYGATWTGDNSSTEEYMKLSVPMSLNLGLSGQPFSGPDMGGFTKNTTPELFGQWIATDAFFPFMRGHASNETKSKEPWAFGTEIENVSRTALNRRYRLLPYFYTLFKEASETGMPVMRPVFFADVKDTTLRKEDQVFLVGNDLLIVPKWAVNPRLPKGIWRTASIVGEHSETDKYQPDVKVRGGAIIPMGKIIQNTTQYKLDSLTLVVVPDKKGEARGKLYEDAGDGFQYKKGDYLVSGFTAKQAGAFVKTTIKRESGSWKLGSRYYKVIVITDKGSFSSPWTKNANITVPLTAQNKVN, encoded by the coding sequence ATGATGAAGAAATATCTTCTTGTTTGTCTGCTGACAATAAGTTCTATAGGTTTCATTCATGCCGGCCAGCCTGATAAGCTTATCGGTAAGAATGTGTCGGTTTTTTATCCGATAAATTATAATGCGGCGGCACATAAACCTTCATTTGCTTTGCTAAAGGAGCCAATTGCTGTTGGTAATATTCCCGGAAGCTGGGATTTAAGGCCTCGATTTTACTCAAAAGATGGCAAAACTTATGCAACTTTACCTGTTGCAAAGGGAACTTGCTTATATGGTACCGGAGAAAATGCCGGATCGTTAATTAGAAATGGTAAGAATGTTACGCTTTGGAATACTGATAATTATGAATTCCGGAAAGATGATGGTAAGCGACTTTACCAGTCGCATCCGTGGGTACTGGGAGTAAACAGTGATGGTACTGCCTTTGGTGTGATTGCCGATAACACATGGAAGCAACGAGTAGATCTTACGGATAGTATCCGTTTCATCTCCGATGGCCCGGCTTTCCGTGTAATTGTGATTAAAAGAAATTCACCCCAGGAAGTAATTAAAGTATTGGCCGGTTTAGTTGGTAAGATGGCTTTGCCGCCACTCTGGTCTTTGGGCTATCAGCAATGCCGTTTCTCTTACGTGCCCGATACCCGCATTAAAAGTGTGGCAGATACTTTCCGGATAAAGAAACTTCCTTGTGATGTTATTTGGATGGATATTGATTATATGGATCACTTCAAGGTTTTCACTTTTGATAAAGAGAAAATACCTAATCCAAAGGAAGTAAACGATTATCTGCATAATAAAGGTTTTAAGTCTATCTGGATGATTGATCCCGGAGTAAAAGCAGAGAAAGGATACTTTGTCTATGATTCCGGAAGTCAGGGAAATCATTGGGTGCAGAGCAAAGATGGCAAAGAATTTAATGGAAATGTATGGCCCGGTAAATGTGCTTTCCCTGATTTTACACGGCCGGAGACAAGAGCTTGGTGGGGCGACCTTTATAAAGACTATATGGCGAAAGGCGTTGATGGAGTGTGGAATGACATGAATGAACCTTCTGTATTTGACGGCCCGGATGGAACTATGCCTGAAGATAATCACCACAGAGGCGGTGGCGAGTTAGCTGCGGATTCTCACCTTCGTTATCACAATGTTTATGGAACGCTTATGATCAGAGCTTCAAGAGAGGGAATCCTGAAAACGAATCCCGATAAAAGACCATTCATCTTATCTCGTTCCGGTTATTTGGGGAGTCATCGTTACGGAGCAACCTGGACAGGAGACAACTCTTCTACGGAGGAATATATGAAGTTGTCCGTTCCAATGTCGCTCAACTTAGGCTTGTCGGGGCAACCATTCAGTGGCCCGGATATGGGTGGCTTTACAAAAAACACTACTCCTGAACTTTTTGGGCAGTGGATTGCAACTGATGCCTTCTTTCCATTTATGAGAGGACATGCAAGCAACGAAACAAAAAGCAAGGAACCTTGGGCATTTGGAACAGAAATTGAGAATGTGTCGCGCACGGCACTAAACAGAAGATACAGACTGTTGCCTTATTTCTATACCTTGTTCAAGGAAGCCTCTGAAACAGGAATGCCAGTGATGCGACCAGTTTTCTTTGCAGATGTAAAAGATACAACCTTGCGAAAAGAGGATCAGGTATTTTTGGTTGGGAATGATTTACTGATTGTTCCTAAATGGGCGGTTAATCCCAGATTGCCGAAGGGTATCTGGCGCACAGCTTCTATTGTTGGAGAGCACAGTGAAACCGATAAATATCAACCCGATGTAAAAGTTAGAGGCGGAGCAATTATTCCTATGGGTAAAATTATTCAGAATACCACTCAATATAAACTCGATTCATTGACTTTGGTTGTTGTTCCGGATAAAAAAGGAGAGGCCAGAGGAAAACTTTACGAGGATGCCGGAGATGGTTTTCAGTATAAAAAAGGAGATTATCTGGTTTCGGGTTTTACGGCAAAGCAAGCAGGTGCTTTTGTAAAAACAACAATTAAACGTGAATCTGGAAGTTGGAAGTTGGGTTCCCGCTATTATAAAGTGATAGTAATAACAGATAAAGGATCTTTTTCTTCACCGTGGACAAAGAATGCAAACATTACAGTTCCTTTAACTGCTCAGAATAAAGTAAATTAA
- a CDS encoding class I SAM-dependent methyltransferase: MNKLTINACPLCGGTHLDKKMTCTDFYASGEQFDLLQCKDCGFHFTQGFPVEKEIGKYYETPDYISHSDTKKGMMNELYHLVRMRMLQNKAKLINHTTGKSSGKILDIGTGTGYFSHTMQCKGWSVEAIEKSAQARAFAKKNFNLDVKDESGLNNFSAGSFDAITLWHVMEHLEHLDETWERLHELLADNGYLIVAVPNCSSYDGQKYKEFWAAYDVPRHLWHFTPDTIQKLGNKHHFTLVNYLPMPFDAFYVSMLSEKYKKSSFSFLRGMYTGAIAWFHSLGNKEKSSSIIYVFRKNGYEE, from the coding sequence ATGAATAAACTCACGATAAACGCTTGTCCTCTTTGTGGTGGAACACACCTTGATAAAAAGATGACCTGCACTGATTTTTATGCTTCCGGAGAGCAATTCGACCTGCTTCAGTGCAAAGATTGCGGTTTCCATTTTACACAGGGATTCCCGGTGGAAAAAGAAATTGGTAAATACTACGAAACGCCGGATTATATATCTCACAGCGATACGAAGAAAGGGATGATGAACGAGCTTTACCACCTGGTGCGGATGCGGATGCTTCAAAATAAAGCAAAACTGATTAATCACACTACAGGAAAAAGCTCTGGTAAGATTCTGGATATCGGAACAGGAACAGGATATTTCTCTCATACCATGCAGTGCAAAGGATGGTCTGTTGAAGCCATTGAGAAAAGTGCACAAGCACGTGCGTTTGCAAAAAAGAATTTCAATCTTGATGTAAAAGATGAATCGGGACTAAATAATTTTTCGGCTGGTTCTTTTGATGCTATCACCTTGTGGCACGTAATGGAGCACTTAGAGCACTTGGATGAGACATGGGAAAGACTTCATGAACTATTAGCAGACAACGGATATTTGATAGTTGCAGTACCGAATTGTTCTTCTTATGACGGACAAAAATACAAAGAGTTCTGGGCTGCCTATGACGTTCCCCGCCATTTATGGCACTTTACTCCAGACACAATACAGAAGTTGGGTAACAAACATCACTTTACGCTAGTTAATTATCTCCCTATGCCTTTTGACGCCTTTTATGTGTCAATGCTGAGTGAGAAATATAAAAAGAGTTCATTCAGCTTTCTAAGAGGAATGTACACGGGTGCTATTGCCTGGTTCCATTCTTTAGGCAATAAAGAGAAAAGTAGTTCTATAATTTATGTATTCAGAAAAAATGGTTATGAAGAGTAA
- a CDS encoding permease-like cell division protein FtsX has translation MKSKHKKNTIPYFDIQSITSSISTMLVLLLLGLVVFFVLSANNLSVYVRENINFSILISDDMPEPDILNMQKELNREPFVKQSTYISKEQALREQSVAMGTDPEEFLGYNPFTASLEVKLNSAYANSDSIAKIEKKIKRNTNIKEILYQKDLIDSVNKNIRNISLVLLCLAGLLTLISFALINNTIRLTIHSKRFLIHTMKLVGASWGFIRKPFLIRNIWIGVISAIAADALLMGGAYTLVTYEPEMISIVTPNVMLIVSASVLLFGIIITFLCAYLSINRYLKMKASTLYYI, from the coding sequence ATGAAGAGTAAACATAAAAAAAATACTATACCATATTTCGATATTCAAAGTATAACATCCAGCATCAGTACTATGCTTGTGTTACTTCTGCTAGGATTAGTTGTGTTCTTTGTTCTTTCGGCAAATAATCTTTCGGTTTATGTGCGTGAGAATATCAACTTTTCTATTCTTATCAGTGATGATATGCCTGAACCGGACATTCTCAATATGCAAAAGGAACTGAACAGAGAGCCTTTTGTCAAACAGTCAACTTACATTTCCAAAGAACAGGCACTTAGAGAACAAAGTGTAGCAATGGGTACTGACCCTGAAGAATTTTTAGGATACAATCCTTTTACCGCCTCTCTTGAGGTGAAACTGAACTCTGCCTATGCTAATTCAGACAGCATCGCTAAGATTGAGAAAAAGATAAAAAGGAATACGAATATTAAAGAAATACTATATCAAAAAGATCTGATTGATTCTGTAAACAAGAATATACGTAACATCAGTCTGGTATTACTTTGTCTTGCAGGGCTACTTACTCTGATCTCTTTTGCACTGATTAACAACACAATCCGTTTGACTATACATTCTAAAAGATTTCTGATTCATACCATGAAACTGGTTGGAGCCAGCTGGGGATTTATCCGAAAACCTTTTCTTATACGGAATATCTGGATTGGAGTGATTTCTGCTATTGCAGCTGATGCTTTATTGATGGGGGGAGCTTATACATTAGTAACGTACGAACCGGAAATGATTTCCATCGTGACGCCAAATGTTATGCTTATTGTTTCAGCATCTGTATTGCTTTTCGGGATCATTATCACATTCTTATGTGCTTATCTTTCTATAAACAGATACTTAAAAATGAAAGCTAGCACCCTCTATTACATTTAA
- a CDS encoding DUF3098 domain-containing protein, with product MDKKKFAFGKTNFILLAVGMLVVILGFILMTGSSTTETTFQPDIFSVRRIKVAPVVCFFGFIFMIYGVIRKPKAE from the coding sequence ATGGACAAAAAGAAATTTGCCTTTGGTAAGACCAACTTTATCTTACTGGCAGTAGGAATGCTTGTTGTTATTTTGGGTTTCATATTAATGACAGGCTCTTCAACAACTGAAACAACTTTCCAACCGGATATTTTCAGTGTGCGTAGAATAAAAGTAGCTCCTGTAGTTTGTTTCTTCGGATTCATTTTTATGATCTATGGAGTTATTCGTAAACCAAAAGCTGAGTAA
- a CDS encoding undecaprenyl-diphosphate phosphatase, with protein sequence MGDLTLLQTILIAIVEGLTEFLPVSSTGHMIIAQSMLGVQSTEFVKAFTVIIQFGAILSVVVLYWNRFFKLNKCKVFDKEAAADKPFLGKVVVYLKRFIYKFDFYWKLLVAFIPAAVIGFIFSNKIDELLESVEVVAVMLVIGGVFMLFVDKIFTKVDESKGMTEKKALSIGFFQCVAMIPGVSRSMATIVGGMAQKMSRKTAAEFSFFLAVPTMFAATAYKLYKLVAVPGGVNVLSQNIGALVIGNVVAFIVALLAIKFFISFVTKYGFKAFGYYRIIVGGIILVMLLLGHNLEVV encoded by the coding sequence ATGGGAGATTTAACATTATTGCAAACTATTCTTATTGCTATAGTTGAAGGACTAACTGAATTTCTGCCAGTATCTTCTACCGGACACATGATTATTGCACAAAGTATGCTGGGAGTACAAAGTACTGAGTTTGTAAAGGCATTTACAGTCATTATTCAGTTTGGAGCAATTCTATCCGTAGTGGTTCTTTATTGGAATCGTTTTTTTAAACTTAATAAGTGCAAAGTCTTTGATAAAGAAGCGGCAGCCGATAAACCTTTTCTAGGAAAAGTTGTTGTTTATCTCAAAAGATTTATATATAAGTTTGATTTCTACTGGAAGCTCTTAGTTGCATTTATTCCTGCAGCTGTAATCGGTTTCATTTTTAGCAATAAAATTGATGAACTACTGGAAAGCGTAGAGGTAGTTGCAGTGATGCTGGTAATTGGTGGAGTATTCATGCTTTTTGTTGATAAGATATTTACCAAAGTAGATGAAAGCAAAGGCATGACTGAAAAAAAAGCATTGAGCATTGGTTTTTTCCAATGTGTTGCCATGATACCAGGTGTATCTCGTTCAATGGCTACAATTGTGGGTGGTATGGCACAAAAGATGTCAAGAAAAACCGCTGCTGAGTTTTCTTTCTTCCTAGCTGTCCCTACTATGTTTGCAGCTACAGCATACAAGTTATACAAACTTGTTGCAGTACCAGGCGGAGTTAATGTTTTAAGTCAGAACATCGGAGCTTTAGTTATAGGAAATGTTGTGGCTTTCATTGTCGCACTACTTGCTATCAAATTCTTTATCAGCTTTGTGACCAAATACGGATTCAAAGCATTTGGTTATTACCGTATCATTGTGGGAGGAATCATCTTAGTGATGTTATTATTAGGACATAATTTAGAAGTCGTTTAA